In Synechococcus sp. KORDI-52, one genomic interval encodes:
- a CDS encoding response regulator transcription factor, with protein MDVTTLSAAVSTRRLLVVEDDDSIRETVGEALRAEGFEVQTCADGASALNLITAETSDPVDLIVLDLMLPGLGGLDLCRELRRINNTTPILVISARDSETDRVLGLEVGADDYLVKPFGLRELVARCRALLRRSSQSETSTSQPHSFAYANLCLFPSECRVTRDDTDLTLSPKEYKILELFIQNPKRVWSRDQLLENIWGVDFIGDTKTVDVHIRWLREKVENEPSSPKLIRTVRGFGYRFG; from the coding sequence TTGGACGTGACGACCCTGTCTGCGGCTGTCTCCACCCGTCGACTCCTCGTGGTGGAAGACGACGACAGCATCCGGGAAACAGTCGGAGAGGCCCTGCGCGCAGAAGGTTTCGAGGTGCAAACTTGCGCCGATGGCGCCTCAGCCCTCAATCTGATCACCGCTGAAACTTCAGATCCGGTGGATCTGATCGTGCTCGATCTGATGCTTCCGGGTTTGGGGGGGCTTGATCTGTGCCGCGAGCTCCGTCGCATCAACAACACCACCCCGATCTTGGTGATCAGCGCCCGTGACAGTGAGACTGATCGGGTTCTTGGTCTCGAAGTCGGCGCCGACGATTACCTGGTCAAACCCTTTGGGCTGCGCGAGCTGGTGGCACGCTGCAGGGCCTTGCTGCGGCGGTCCAGTCAATCGGAGACGTCGACTTCTCAACCGCATTCCTTCGCTTACGCCAACCTTTGTCTGTTTCCCAGTGAATGCAGGGTCACCCGGGATGACACGGATCTGACCCTCTCTCCCAAGGAATACAAGATCCTTGAGCTGTTCATTCAGAACCCCAAGCGCGTCTGGAGTCGCGATCAGCTGCTGGAGAACATCTGGGGTGTCGACTTCATCGGTGACACCAAAACCGTGGATGTTCACATCCGCTGGCTGCGAGAAAAGGTTGAGAACGAGCCCTCATCCCCCAAGTTGATCCGTACGGTTCGCGGCTTCGGGTATCGCTTCGGCTGA
- the malQ gene encoding 4-alpha-glucanotransferase, with translation MDQSTVDPAKAGMGRSTGVLLHPTALPGSPICGSFGEPCRRWLNRLAAHDIGVWQMLPLAPPDPTGSPYSSPSCNALNPWFLDGQDLANEGFIRDGALRAAPGAEAPLEGDERVDFKRAQQRADALGDALLEAWRDQDQARHADFITWTQQQRPWLDDHALFRVLHDQHGTAWWDWPLPLARHDRNALRAWADQNAEALLRERLIQWHLHRQWQAIRRQADELGIQLFGDLPFYVSSDSADVWSNRSLFTVKENGELTTQSGVPPDYFSETGQLWGSPVYRWGQHRITRFHWWRRRIARQRELMNLIRLDHFRALAAFWAVPGADNTAENGQWQPSPGHALLRQLRRDAGGSLPLIAEDLGVITPDVEELRDAFRLPGMKVLQFAFDGQRDNPYLPENTDGHRWVVYTGTHDNPTTLGWWNTLDADGRARIATRVNGEITAPAWHLLDMAFATTAGLVIAPLQDLMHLDDRARFNTPGTCEGNWCWRLRRFDADLENALCGYGSRGAVWGRSLSGAGDLLTR, from the coding sequence ATGGATCAGTCCACCGTTGACCCGGCCAAGGCCGGGATGGGGCGCAGCACAGGGGTGCTGCTGCATCCCACCGCCCTGCCGGGCAGCCCCATCTGCGGCAGCTTCGGCGAACCCTGTCGGCGTTGGCTCAACCGGCTGGCCGCCCATGACATCGGGGTCTGGCAGATGTTGCCCCTGGCCCCGCCGGATCCCACTGGCTCTCCTTACAGCTCTCCATCCTGCAATGCCCTGAACCCCTGGTTCCTCGACGGCCAGGACCTGGCCAATGAGGGGTTCATCCGCGATGGAGCCCTCAGGGCCGCGCCGGGTGCGGAAGCGCCGCTGGAGGGAGACGAGCGGGTGGATTTCAAACGCGCTCAACAGCGGGCCGATGCCCTCGGGGATGCGCTGCTTGAGGCTTGGCGTGATCAGGATCAGGCGCGACATGCCGACTTCATCACCTGGACCCAGCAGCAACGCCCCTGGCTCGACGACCATGCCTTATTCCGTGTTCTGCATGACCAGCACGGCACGGCCTGGTGGGACTGGCCCCTCCCCCTGGCCCGGCATGACCGCAACGCGCTGCGGGCCTGGGCAGATCAAAACGCTGAGGCCCTGCTGCGGGAGCGGCTGATCCAGTGGCATCTCCACCGGCAGTGGCAGGCCATTCGCCGACAGGCCGATGAGCTGGGCATCCAGCTGTTTGGCGATCTGCCCTTCTATGTGAGCAGTGACAGCGCCGATGTCTGGAGCAACCGTTCGTTGTTCACCGTCAAAGAAAACGGAGAACTCACCACCCAGAGCGGTGTGCCGCCCGATTACTTCTCGGAGACCGGTCAACTGTGGGGCTCACCGGTGTACCGCTGGGGACAGCATCGGATCACGCGGTTCCACTGGTGGCGCCGACGCATCGCGCGCCAGCGGGAGTTGATGAATCTGATCCGTCTTGATCACTTCCGGGCTCTTGCCGCTTTCTGGGCCGTGCCCGGTGCCGACAACACCGCTGAAAACGGGCAATGGCAGCCCTCTCCAGGTCACGCCCTGTTGCGCCAACTGCGCCGTGATGCCGGTGGTTCTCTCCCCTTGATTGCCGAGGATCTCGGTGTGATCACACCGGATGTGGAAGAACTCCGCGATGCCTTCCGGCTGCCGGGCATGAAGGTGCTGCAATTTGCGTTCGATGGCCAACGCGACAACCCCTATCTCCCGGAAAACACGGATGGACATCGCTGGGTCGTTTACACCGGCACCCACGACAACCCCACAACCCTGGGCTGGTGGAACACACTGGATGCCGACGGCCGGGCCCGCATCGCCACGCGGGTGAATGGTGAGATCACGGCTCCAGCCTGGCATCTGCTCGATATGGCCTTTGCCACGACCGCAGGACTGGTGATCGCCCCACTGCAGGACCTCATGCACCTGGACGACCGGGCCAGATTCAACACACCCGGGACCTGTGAAGGCAACTGGTGCTGGCGGCTTCGCCGCTTTGATGCAGATCTGGAGAATGCTCTTTGCGGCTATGGGTCTAGGGGAGCCGTCTGGGGACGATCGCTCTCCGGAGCAGGCGACTTGTTGACCCGGTAG
- a CDS encoding ABC transporter substrate-binding protein yields the protein MLLFLGGHLRRRSGVTLTCWALLSSGLVMLLSPRPVDARPPDSGQSSKVLVLGQSLPLSGPSAQLGQEYRRGALAWFEAVNRAGGIHGRKIKLISLDDKYEPSQTLINTRQLLRRRDLLALFGYVGTPTTKVALPLLEAAEVPLVAPLTGASLLRRPDLRMVFNMRSSYRREIAAIVDELVRDAHHRIAIVYQDDAFGQDGLDGALAALSSHGLQPVVVTTVKRNSAQVGKALGDLMAVNPNGIVLVSAYVSSAALSTALRAEGSSAQIMNVSFVGTQALHKAMPVGETNGIGVAQVVPFPWNRWIPVVADYQRCLRLRDPATGFGFTSFEGYLAARMITEALERTGKNPTRQSLVEALESIRDLDLGGFQLQMGPNDHNASEFVELTFLGSQSWEP from the coding sequence GTGCTTCTGTTTCTTGGAGGCCATCTGCGGCGCCGTTCTGGTGTCACTCTGACGTGCTGGGCGCTACTCAGCAGTGGCCTGGTGATGCTCTTGTCACCACGCCCTGTCGACGCTCGGCCACCTGACAGCGGGCAATCATCCAAGGTTTTGGTGCTTGGGCAGTCGTTACCGCTTTCCGGACCGTCGGCGCAACTCGGTCAGGAGTATCGACGCGGGGCCTTGGCCTGGTTTGAAGCCGTGAACCGTGCGGGAGGGATTCACGGACGCAAGATCAAGTTGATCAGTCTCGATGACAAATACGAGCCGTCTCAGACGCTGATCAACACGCGCCAGCTGTTGAGACGCCGTGATCTGTTGGCCTTGTTCGGTTACGTGGGAACGCCCACCACAAAAGTGGCTTTGCCGTTGCTCGAAGCTGCCGAGGTGCCGTTGGTGGCTCCGCTGACGGGGGCCAGTCTGCTGCGACGACCTGACCTGCGCATGGTGTTCAACATGCGCAGCAGTTACCGCCGGGAGATTGCAGCGATCGTCGACGAGCTTGTGCGCGATGCCCACCACCGCATTGCAATCGTCTACCAGGACGATGCCTTTGGTCAGGATGGTCTCGATGGTGCCCTTGCCGCTCTCAGCAGCCATGGGCTTCAACCCGTGGTGGTCACCACTGTGAAGCGCAACTCAGCTCAGGTGGGGAAAGCGCTTGGTGATCTGATGGCGGTCAATCCCAATGGAATCGTTCTCGTTTCTGCCTATGTGAGTTCGGCGGCCCTGTCCACCGCGCTACGGGCTGAGGGAAGCAGCGCTCAGATCATGAATGTGTCCTTCGTCGGGACCCAGGCCCTGCACAAGGCGATGCCGGTGGGTGAAACCAATGGCATCGGTGTGGCTCAGGTGGTGCCATTCCCCTGGAATCGATGGATCCCCGTCGTGGCTGACTACCAGCGGTGTCTGCGGCTGCGTGATCCGGCAACGGGGTTTGGCTTCACCAGTTTTGAGGGGTATCTCGCGGCGCGGATGATCACTGAAGCGCTGGAGCGCACCGGAAAGAACCCGACGCGTCAGTCCCTCGTCGAGGCTCTCGAGTCGATCCGTGACCTCGATCTGGGGGGCTTCCAACTGCAGATGGGGCCCAATGATCACAATGCGAGCGAATTTGTCGAACTTACCTTTCTCGGCTCACAAAGCTGGGAACCTTGA
- a CDS encoding septal ring lytic transglycosylase RlpA family protein, which translates to MKAQAWLVLALLLVPSVGASPNAEEFVIEPIQDSEEITGLQKAASIKPLPASPPRTTAEHNPVPSKLIQVVQGAASWYGPGFYGRKTANGERFRKGTLTAAHRTLPFGTKVRVTNLSNGRSVVVRINDRGPFRYHRVIDLAHGAASQLRMMQAGEVPVKLEILAKDD; encoded by the coding sequence ATGAAAGCTCAGGCCTGGCTGGTGTTGGCGCTGCTGCTTGTCCCCTCCGTAGGGGCCAGCCCCAATGCCGAAGAATTCGTGATCGAGCCCATTCAGGACAGCGAAGAGATCACAGGGCTCCAGAAAGCTGCCTCGATCAAGCCCTTGCCAGCCTCTCCCCCCAGAACGACTGCCGAACACAACCCCGTACCCAGCAAGCTGATCCAGGTGGTTCAGGGCGCCGCAAGCTGGTACGGGCCGGGGTTTTACGGTCGCAAAACTGCCAATGGCGAGCGCTTCCGCAAGGGGACTCTGACGGCAGCTCATCGCACGCTCCCCTTCGGAACCAAGGTGCGTGTCACCAACCTGAGCAATGGTCGAAGTGTGGTGGTGCGGATCAACGACCGTGGACCGTTTCGCTACCACCGGGTGATCGATCTCGCCCATGGCGCCGCATCCCAACTCAGAATGATGCAGGCGGGGGAAGTGCCGGTGAAGCTCGAAATCCTCGCTAAGGACGATTGA
- a CDS encoding RodZ family helix-turn-helix domain-containing protein, which yields MRLKRPGLWWRRPRRRSSSDVVVAGTQEQLRQDLERMLRQRREELGLSLRDLANETRITTPVIEALERGWRDRLPERAYLASMLPQIERRLALPIGCLDPLLPQQQVLPHRGPAKAGPRRFTLGHIDVFTTWQGTVAYGVVIALSLLGINRQQHDLALRNSLSLEPVRADVEAINRRPNPAGSDDRIAALRPLEQVQQRTPQQWLELVRGALTESQGVLEVVVAEPRALQLSSSGGDRVQFKASAGTLTLRLQAPIEVRLDPPAGAGDQVLWNGEPLPVDQQRPGIYRVNKSPAPESDRPQTAPLDP from the coding sequence ATGCGACTGAAGCGTCCAGGACTCTGGTGGCGACGCCCCCGCCGTCGCTCCAGCTCCGATGTTGTGGTGGCTGGCACCCAGGAGCAGCTCCGTCAGGACCTGGAACGGATGCTGCGTCAGCGAAGGGAGGAACTTGGCCTCTCGCTTCGGGATCTGGCCAATGAGACCCGGATCACAACCCCCGTGATTGAAGCCTTGGAGCGGGGCTGGCGTGATCGCCTGCCCGAGCGGGCCTATCTCGCCTCCATGCTTCCCCAGATCGAGCGTCGTCTGGCGCTTCCCATTGGATGCCTCGATCCCTTGCTTCCCCAGCAGCAGGTGTTGCCCCACCGTGGACCTGCCAAGGCGGGTCCGCGTCGCTTCACTCTCGGTCATATCGATGTGTTCACCACCTGGCAGGGCACGGTGGCTTACGGGGTGGTGATTGCGCTCAGCCTGTTGGGCATCAACCGCCAACAGCATGACCTGGCCTTGCGCAACAGCCTCAGCCTCGAGCCTGTGCGGGCTGATGTGGAGGCGATTAACCGTCGTCCGAACCCGGCTGGCTCCGATGACCGCATTGCCGCTCTTCGCCCGCTGGAACAGGTTCAGCAACGCACACCTCAGCAGTGGCTTGAGCTGGTGCGTGGTGCCCTGACCGAGTCCCAGGGGGTTCTTGAGGTTGTTGTGGCTGAGCCCAGAGCCCTGCAGCTCTCCAGCAGTGGGGGAGACAGGGTTCAATTCAAAGCGAGTGCCGGTACATTGACGCTTCGGTTGCAGGCCCCGATCGAGGTCCGCCTGGATCCTCCCGCTGGTGCTGGTGATCAAGTGCTCTGGAATGGAGAACCGTTGCCTGTGGATCAGCAACGGCCGGGGATCTACCGGGTCAACAAGTCGCCTGCTCCGGAGAGCGATCGTCCCCAGACGGCTCCCCTAGACCCATAG
- a CDS encoding aminotransferase class I/II-fold pyridoxal phosphate-dependent enzyme has translation MALLPQLTRRLGQPLFLPAHGRGAALPDGLRQLLRRRAGLWDLPELPSLGGPLEPDGAVAASQRSSAARMGVARCWYGVNGATGLLQAALLAMVRPGERVLLPRNVHRSLIQACVLGDLRPVLFDLPFQSDRGQPAPVDATWIERVLEALPCDQAPIRAAVLVHPTYQGYANDPTAVIQRLQQRGCCVLVDEAHGCHFAAGVDHPLPPSALHCGADLVVHSLQKSAAALAQTAVLWLQGERLDPLRVQRSLGLLQTTSPSALLLASCEEALQHWRRRKGRRQLLQRLEEAEELADGLRNSGVPLLNNQDPLRLVLHTGKAGITGLAADDWFLPRGLVGELPEPATLTFCLGLARHRGLDRKIRRHWHGLLRACPDRKPLPPLEAPPLPLVTTTDESPSQAWHAERHRVALKEAEGCVAAELLCPYPPGIPLLIPGERLDRARQGWLKRQQLLWGDQIPDTLSVINKG, from the coding sequence ATGGCGCTGCTGCCCCAGCTCACCCGTCGCCTCGGTCAGCCTCTGTTTCTGCCAGCCCATGGACGGGGGGCTGCGCTTCCGGATGGACTCCGTCAGCTGTTACGCCGACGGGCTGGTCTTTGGGACCTGCCCGAACTGCCCTCCCTCGGTGGTCCGCTGGAACCGGACGGTGCCGTCGCCGCCAGCCAACGGTCCTCCGCCGCACGGATGGGTGTGGCGCGCTGCTGGTACGGGGTGAACGGGGCCACGGGGTTGCTGCAGGCCGCCCTGCTGGCCATGGTCCGCCCCGGGGAACGGGTGCTGCTCCCCCGGAATGTGCATCGCAGCCTGATCCAGGCCTGCGTTCTTGGGGATCTGCGGCCGGTGCTATTCGATCTCCCCTTTCAGAGCGACCGAGGCCAGCCTGCTCCGGTGGACGCTACCTGGATCGAACGGGTGCTGGAGGCCTTGCCCTGCGATCAAGCCCCCATCCGTGCAGCGGTTCTTGTGCACCCCACGTACCAGGGCTACGCCAATGACCCAACAGCCGTGATCCAGCGGCTGCAGCAAAGGGGCTGTTGCGTGCTTGTGGATGAAGCCCACGGCTGTCATTTCGCCGCAGGCGTGGATCATCCACTGCCCCCCAGCGCCCTGCACTGCGGCGCCGATCTCGTGGTGCATTCCCTGCAGAAATCAGCGGCAGCCCTCGCCCAAACCGCAGTGCTCTGGCTGCAGGGGGAGCGTCTGGATCCCTTGCGCGTGCAACGCAGTCTGGGCTTGCTGCAGACCACCAGTCCCAGTGCGCTGCTGCTGGCCTCCTGCGAAGAAGCGCTTCAACACTGGCGGCGCCGCAAGGGACGACGACAACTGCTGCAGCGTCTCGAGGAGGCTGAAGAGCTCGCCGATGGCCTGCGCAACAGCGGAGTTCCCCTGCTGAACAACCAGGATCCGCTTCGGCTGGTCCTGCACACGGGCAAGGCCGGGATCACCGGTCTGGCTGCCGACGATTGGTTTCTACCCAGAGGGCTGGTGGGCGAATTGCCCGAACCAGCGACCCTCACCTTCTGCCTCGGGCTGGCACGGCACCGGGGACTGGATCGCAAGATCAGACGCCACTGGCATGGACTGCTGCGCGCCTGCCCCGATCGCAAGCCCCTGCCGCCCCTTGAAGCGCCTCCGCTTCCGCTGGTGACCACCACAGACGAGTCACCCAGCCAAGCCTGGCATGCCGAGCGTCACCGGGTGGCGTTGAAGGAGGCGGAGGGATGCGTGGCGGCTGAATTGCTCTGTCCTTACCCCCCTGGCATCCCGCTGCTGATTCCCGGTGAACGTCTTGATCGAGCCAGGCAGGGGTGGCTTAAACGCCAGCAGCTGTTGTGGGGAGACCAGATTCCAGACACCTTGTCTGTGATCAACAAGGGGTGA
- a CDS encoding AarF/ABC1/UbiB kinase family protein: MRYDPGRDLGWLLLRPWVAIPRLVQVLWSLAGLVLVLLLRGGSSDADVQRGLARRILNTLTGLGPCFIKLGQALSTRPDLVRRDWLEELTRLQDDLPAFPHATALACIREELGAPAEELFEEFPDTPIAAASLGQVYKARLQGNHWVAVKVQRPNLTFILRRDLVLIRTLGVLTAPLLPLNLGFGLGGIIDEFGRSLFEEIDYGMEAANAERFAALFADNDAVYIPRVERMLSSTRVLTTTWIDGAKMRDSDELRSKRLDPTALIRTGVICGLQQLLEFGYFHADPHPGNLFALPGRTGDLGHVGYVDFGMMDSISDSDRLTLTGAVVHLINRDFSGLARDFQSLGFLSPTADLTPIIPALEEVLGGSLGDSVGSFNFKAITDRFSELMFDYPFRVPARFALIIRAVVSQEGLALRLDPNFRIIAVAYPYVARRLLAGDTSEMREKLLEVIFDESGRLRLDRLESLLDVVGQDAPAPGKELIPVAGAGLRLLLSRDGADLRRRLLMTLIRDDRLHTDDVRALVGLLGRTFGPGRLAGGLLQRLNPLAAA; the protein is encoded by the coding sequence ATGCGATACGACCCGGGGCGGGATCTGGGCTGGTTGTTGCTACGTCCCTGGGTCGCCATCCCGCGCCTGGTTCAGGTGCTGTGGTCCCTGGCGGGGCTGGTGCTGGTGCTGCTCCTGCGTGGAGGCAGCAGCGACGCTGATGTTCAGCGGGGTTTGGCGCGCCGGATTCTCAACACCCTCACGGGTCTTGGGCCTTGTTTCATCAAATTGGGGCAGGCCCTCTCCACCCGACCCGATCTGGTGCGTCGGGATTGGCTGGAGGAGCTGACCCGCCTTCAGGATGATCTGCCGGCCTTTCCCCATGCCACCGCCCTGGCCTGCATCCGCGAAGAGCTCGGTGCTCCCGCCGAGGAGTTGTTTGAGGAGTTCCCCGACACGCCGATCGCCGCTGCCAGTCTCGGGCAGGTCTACAAGGCCCGTTTGCAGGGCAACCACTGGGTCGCGGTGAAGGTGCAGCGCCCTAACCTCACGTTCATCCTGCGGCGGGATCTGGTGCTGATCCGGACCCTGGGCGTGCTGACGGCACCGCTGCTGCCGCTCAACCTTGGCTTCGGGCTGGGCGGAATCATCGACGAGTTTGGCCGCAGCTTGTTTGAGGAGATCGACTATGGGATGGAGGCGGCCAACGCCGAGAGGTTTGCCGCTCTTTTCGCTGACAACGATGCGGTTTACATCCCGAGGGTGGAGCGGATGCTCAGCTCCACCCGGGTGCTCACCACCACCTGGATCGACGGCGCCAAGATGCGTGACAGTGACGAGCTGCGCTCTAAGCGGCTCGATCCGACAGCCCTGATCCGCACTGGTGTGATCTGCGGACTTCAGCAACTGCTGGAATTCGGGTATTTCCACGCCGATCCGCACCCCGGCAACCTGTTTGCCCTGCCGGGGCGAACAGGGGACCTCGGTCATGTGGGCTATGTCGACTTCGGCATGATGGATTCCATCAGTGACAGCGACCGCCTCACCCTGACCGGCGCTGTGGTGCATCTGATCAACCGTGATTTCTCCGGGCTGGCTCGGGACTTCCAATCCCTTGGCTTTCTCAGCCCCACCGCTGATCTCACGCCGATCATCCCAGCCCTTGAGGAGGTTCTGGGCGGAAGCCTTGGCGACTCGGTTGGATCGTTCAACTTCAAGGCGATCACGGATCGTTTCTCGGAGCTGATGTTTGATTACCCCTTCCGGGTTCCGGCGCGCTTCGCCTTGATCATCCGCGCGGTCGTCAGTCAGGAAGGACTGGCCCTGCGTCTTGACCCCAACTTCCGGATCATCGCCGTGGCCTATCCCTACGTGGCCCGTCGACTGCTGGCGGGAGACACCAGCGAAATGCGCGAGAAGCTGCTGGAGGTGATCTTTGATGAATCAGGCCGCCTGCGCCTGGATCGACTTGAAAGTCTCCTGGATGTGGTGGGTCAGGACGCTCCCGCTCCAGGCAAGGAACTGATCCCTGTGGCCGGCGCGGGTCTGCGTCTGCTGCTCAGCCGCGATGGTGCTGACCTGCGTCGGCGCTTGTTGATGACGCTGATCCGTGATGATCGGTTGCACACGGATGACGTGCGAGCCCTGGTTGGTCTGCTCGGCCGCACCTTTGGCCCCGGCAGGTTGGCCGGTGGGTTGCTTCAGCGTCTCAACCCCCTGGCGGCAGCGTGA
- a CDS encoding cell wall metabolism sensor histidine kinase WalK, whose protein sequence is MVISAALGFAAGIGITLLLQRRRRAVLSKRTPKESSIVLNAPQLLAWIDAATQGWMILAPDHSIAYINDRAERLLHIPSNRLVRGMKLRDVLDIPALEELLFTSRYQLRSQRCEWDQQGTPLEAVVLPGSDECWLVLIQSRQSLEAQQQQQERWVSDVAHELKTPLTALMLVSDRLELAVKEEDTALVERLQKELRRLQLLVEDLLELSRLENSLPQDDSEHVPLTLEDLVESAWGSIGPIAEERRVTLQLDRSESGPLRADQRRLHRALLNLLDNALRYSPDGSSINVSVRQSGGWWLLSIRDHGPGLSETDLMRMFQRFYRGDPSRTRSNRSGSGLGLAIVQQIAVNHGGRIEARNHPAGGACMDLLLPREPLG, encoded by the coding sequence GTGGTGATTTCTGCCGCACTCGGCTTTGCCGCTGGCATCGGGATCACGCTTCTGTTGCAGCGTCGACGCCGTGCGGTGCTGTCCAAGCGAACGCCGAAGGAGAGCTCCATCGTCTTGAACGCTCCCCAGCTGCTGGCATGGATTGATGCGGCCACCCAGGGTTGGATGATCCTGGCCCCGGATCACTCCATCGCCTACATCAACGACCGGGCCGAACGGCTGCTGCACATCCCCTCCAATCGCCTGGTTCGTGGCATGAAGCTCCGGGATGTCCTCGACATTCCTGCCTTGGAGGAGTTGCTCTTCACCAGCCGCTATCAGCTGCGTTCCCAGCGTTGTGAATGGGACCAACAGGGGACCCCACTGGAGGCGGTTGTCCTACCGGGCAGTGACGAATGCTGGTTGGTGTTGATCCAGAGCCGTCAGTCCCTCGAAGCCCAGCAACAGCAGCAGGAACGCTGGGTGAGTGATGTGGCCCATGAGCTCAAGACTCCCCTCACTGCCCTGATGCTGGTGAGCGATCGGCTGGAACTGGCCGTCAAGGAGGAAGACACGGCTCTGGTGGAACGGCTGCAGAAGGAACTCCGGCGTCTTCAGCTGCTGGTGGAGGATCTGCTGGAGCTTTCGCGGTTGGAGAACAGCCTGCCTCAGGACGACAGTGAGCATGTGCCCCTCACCCTGGAGGATCTGGTGGAGAGCGCCTGGGGTTCCATTGGCCCTATCGCGGAGGAACGGCGGGTGACGCTGCAGCTGGATCGCAGTGAATCCGGGCCCCTGCGTGCTGATCAGCGCCGGTTACACCGTGCGCTGCTCAACCTGCTCGACAATGCACTGCGCTACTCCCCTGATGGGAGCAGCATCAACGTCTCCGTGCGCCAAAGCGGTGGCTGGTGGTTGCTCAGCATTCGTGACCATGGCCCTGGCTTGAGTGAGACCGATCTCATGCGCATGTTTCAACGCTTCTATCGGGGGGATCCCTCCCGCACCCGCTCCAACCGCAGCGGCAGTGGCCTTGGACTGGCCATCGTGCAGCAGATCGCCGTCAACCATGGCGGCCGCATTGAAGCCCGCAACCATCCCGCCGGTGGAGCCTGCATGGATCTGCTCCTCCCCCGGGAGCCCCTGGGATGA
- a CDS encoding pseudouridine synthase yields MTRQRLQKLIAAAGLCSRRRAEEWLHAGRVTVDGEVARVGDQADPQQQTIRVDGQLLPSRGAARVLLLNKPKGVICSCDDPQGRRTVLDLLPPEHRAGLHPIGRLDADSRGALLLTDLGELTLKLTHPRYSHIKTYRVWVEGVPSEPVLDRWRRGLPLDGRLTRPASVRRLRARGDRSLLEIELREGRNRQIRRMADALGHPVIDLQRTAIAGLPLGDLAEGCWIWVSEGEWKAMLNRASPLDLPHSPCD; encoded by the coding sequence ATGACGCGCCAGCGTCTGCAGAAACTGATCGCTGCTGCCGGTCTCTGCTCCAGGCGCCGGGCTGAGGAATGGCTGCACGCCGGCCGCGTGACGGTGGATGGTGAGGTCGCCCGGGTTGGCGATCAGGCCGATCCGCAGCAGCAGACGATTCGGGTGGATGGCCAGCTGCTGCCATCCCGGGGTGCGGCGCGGGTGCTGCTGCTGAACAAGCCGAAAGGCGTGATCTGCAGCTGCGATGACCCGCAGGGGCGGCGCACGGTGCTTGATCTGCTGCCCCCGGAGCATCGGGCCGGACTCCACCCCATTGGCCGTCTGGATGCGGACAGTCGTGGTGCCCTGCTGCTCACCGATCTCGGTGAGCTCACCTTGAAACTCACCCACCCGCGCTACAGCCATATCAAGACCTACCGGGTGTGGGTGGAGGGTGTGCCATCTGAGCCGGTTCTGGACCGCTGGCGTCGGGGTCTGCCATTGGATGGGCGCCTGACCCGCCCCGCCAGCGTGCGCCGGTTGCGGGCCCGGGGCGACCGTTCGCTTCTTGAGATTGAGCTGCGGGAAGGTCGCAACCGACAGATCCGCCGGATGGCGGACGCCCTTGGCCATCCGGTGATCGACCTTCAGCGCACGGCGATTGCCGGGCTGCCGCTTGGTGATCTGGCTGAGGGGTGCTGGATCTGGGTGAGCGAGGGAGAATGGAAGGCCATGCTCAACCGGGCTTCTCCTTTGGATCTGCCCCACAGCCCATGCGACTGA